Proteins found in one Plasmodium knowlesi strain H genome assembly, chromosome: 12 genomic segment:
- a CDS encoding replication factor C subunit 4, putative: MEEDSFKNRLLKRNIDIWIEKYRPENLDDVVGNPFVINTLKSIIVSGNMPNLLLAGAPGTGKTTSILCLASEMLGPQAKKAVLELNASDDRGINVIRDRIKSFAKEIISLPPGKHKIIILDEVDSMTTAAQQSLRRIMELYSDTTRFALACNQSEKIIDALQSRCAIIRYFKLSDDQVLKRIVKICQMENIKYTDDGLETLTFIADGDLRKAVNCLQSTYAGLEVINKENVLHICDIPSPERIENLLKFCINSEWKKAHDIAYDMIKEGHTPFDVALTSSNVLRRYDLGSESVQIEFLKIGAMACNTMASGLASVIQLDRLLADWCIAAKALRTKCVSL; this comes from the exons ATGGAGGAAGACTCCTTTAAGAACAGACTGCTTAAGCGTAACATCGACATATGGATAGAGAAGTACCGTCCTGAGAATCTAGACGATGTAGTCGGAAATCCCTTCGTCATAAATACTCTCAAGAGTATTATCGTGTCGGGAAATATGCCCAACCTGCTCCTAGCG GGTGCCCCCGGGACTGGGAAGACCACAAGCATTCTTTGCTTGGCGAGTGAAATGTTAGGTCCCCAAGCGAAGAAAGCTGTTCTGGAATTGAACGCCTCCGACGACAGAGGAATTAACGTAATCAGAGATAGAATAAAAAGTTTCGCAAAGGAAATTATAAGTCTTCCTCCTGGAAAACACAAAATTATCATTCTAGATGAAGTGGATTCCATGACCACAGCCGCACAACAATCCTTAAGAAGAATTATGGAGTTGTACTCCGACACCACTAGATTTGCTTTAGCTTGTAATCAgtctgaaaaaattattgatgCACTTCAAAGTAGATGTGCTATTATAcgatattttaaattatccGATGATCAAGTTTTGAAacgaattgtaaaaatatgccaaatggaaaatatcaaGTACACAGACGATGGATTGGAAACGCTTACTTTTATAGCAGACGGAGATTTAAGAAAAGCAGTGAATTGTCTGCAGTCCACTTATGCGGGGTTAGAAGttataaataaagaaaatgtacTACATATTTGTGATATTCCTTCTCCTGAAAGAATTGAAAATTTACTAAAATTTTGCATTAACagtgaatggaaaaaggcaCATGACATTGCGTATGATATGATAAAAGAAGGACACACCCCTTTTGACGTTGCTCTTACATCTTCCAATGTGTTAAGGAGATATGATCTTGGCTCCGAATCTGTGCAAatcgaatttttaaaaattggtgCTATGGCTTGTAATACCATGGCCAGTGGTCTGGCAAGTGTTATCCAGCTGGATAGGTTACTCGCCGACTGGTGCATAGCAGCCAAGGCTCTTCGCACCAAGTGTGTTAGtttgtga
- a CDS encoding 60S ribosome subunit biogenesis protein NIP7, putative, producing the protein MRPLNDNETMLVFKKLSKYVGNNLLSMLSYNNEEYVLRLHRSSVYFVRAELAKQAEAIINKNSLISLGICLGKFTKANNFFIKITSLSFLNEFCIHKIWLKESGEKNFLFGNNVLKSHLLKVSDNIKKGDGIIVLSMNDSPIGFGISIRNTQDIKILNVTDIVLIHQGDVGEYLRSEATI; encoded by the exons ATGAGGCCGCTTAATGATAACGAGACGATGCTGGTGTTTAAGAAGCTGTCGAAATA CGTTGGAAATAACCTGTTGAGCATGCTGTCCTACAACAATGAGGAGTACGTATTGAGGTTACACAGGTCAAGCGTCTACTTCGTTCG AGCTGAACTGGCCAAACAAGCGGAGgcaataataaataaaaattcattG aTATCCCTCGGAATATGTCTCGGGAAATTCACCAAAGCGAATAactttttcataaaaattacGTCCCTgtcatttttaaatgaattttGTATTCACAAAATTTGGTTGAAGGAATCTGGAGAGAAGAACTTTTTATTTGGCAATAACGTATTGAAG AGTCATCTGCTAAAAGTTAGTgacaatataaaaaagggagacgGAATTATCGTACTCTCGATGAACGACAGCCCCATAGGATTTGGCATATCCATAAGGAACACCCAGGAcatcaaaattttaaatgttaCAGATATTGTTCTAATTCACCAG gGTGACGTGGGTGAGTACTTAAGAAGCGAAGCCACCATATAA
- a CDS encoding enkurin domain-containing protein, putative, whose translation MDNYEKLFESMNLEDDNAYEIIKKSDEKKLKKILYKSIHDPNVMPSYSTFNLRGKRYNISNVSGESIKKIEKQKKVKELQISYEKKLLKKGEKNQMIPSLNEIKKVNPTLLTVKKKKKKFKDPLPDRNDVPLMNIKADIDYIYDNAVEVIHSKPMVVKKKQGKMLLSENPLTKEDYGKVSPYLIDIKNEIKEKENLKKQDIIDEEKVAADLEAKKEILLTQLKNKYNEINKEYLKISHVVDINSIRKLKKKENYEKQLNQLEKDIQKLQKQDY comes from the coding sequence atgGACAACTACGAAAAGCTATTCGAAAGCATGAATCTGGAAGATGACAACGCAtatgaaataataaaaaaaagtgatgaaaaaaaattaaagaaaattctGTACAAATCAATACATGACCCCAACGTTATGCCAAGTTATTCAACCTTTAATTTGAGGGGGAAGCGATACAACATATCTAATGTGTCTGGAGAGTCCatcaaaaaaatagagaaacagaaaaaagtgaaagaattACAAATAAGCtacgaaaaaaaactcctaaaaaaaggagaaaaaaatcaaatgattccttcattaaatgaaataaaaaaagtcaaCCCAACATTATtaacagtaaaaaaaaaaaaaaaaaaatttaaggatCCATTGCCAGACAGAAATGATGTGCCACTGATGAACATAAAGGCTGACATTGATTACATATATGATAATGCTGTGGAGGTTATTCATTCCAAACCGATGGtggtaaaaaagaaacaaggGAAAATGCTGTTGAGTGAAAATCCTTTGACTAAGGAAGATTATGGTAAAGTGAGTCCATACCTGATTGACATCaagaatgaaataaaggaaaaagaaaatttgaaaaagcaAGACATTattgatgaagaaaaagtggcCGCAGATTTAGAAGCCAAGAAGGAAATCCTGCTAACACaactgaaaaataaatacaacgAAATTAATAAGGAGTATCTCAAAATATCCCATGTCGTGGACATCAACTCTATTcgcaaattaaaaaaaaaggaaaactatGAAAAACAGCTAAATCAGCTTGAAAAGGATATACAGAAATTGCAAAAGCAGGACTACTGA
- a CDS encoding AP2 domain transcription factor AP2-EXP, putative: protein MDEVVNADQTFNPAVMPMDGKVATNDSSNKVNNNLNSVTPPTMLGSMGSTMVSGFIGNMNGSIGNPMDSLVVGPMNHNIMNAMSSGRTNTLNNMSNVVGRGNRNKSGSNNNGTKMGPMKSSPSNDPNILANNLVNTVVNTVVDTMSNSNHSVGNLGISAMSNVSNNTTKGSTQPVTGQVIKKKVGRPKGTTSANKVIKKEEKVSTSSSGYPGVSWNKRMCAWLAFFYDGASRRSRTFHPKHFNMDKEKARLSAVEFMKSLENNGRKKSTKNKTGRSKAKQLNEEMIRGMMSNDMASTLNNRAPNGTPIPIHLMPLNRGFYMQNMNRNFNLPGMPPSERSSMNNTYNSLGNTSNLGGMAQRMQDAGGIYIHNGGAPAHTMFGGNMHMLGSVKSNANVNGTGCTSSNNNGCSSGGNNGVGNGSGNNMLYLNELMFHSNLIQGGVAGGAGNGNGGNPSAGGNVNFVDRNMSSNNAASDLLKMEENLGLHNKDMQTLMNTLFRQNYNMNMSMANIDKHQYLHTSGKNNGTGQSGMKTSSNTTNGINNNNNGVNPIGGTNLPNSNSAANSMNSNSSQGPHLYLSNHGPGDVFENGNDSNNGVSMPNITMNNMVNLNNIGNLPNYYDYNFDPYGGNISPHLIDMVHRLNNDMKDDGKSGGVAAADGTDGRSDDVNELIFSTTDNATWINQLKHSQNNLCNNLNNNPCDLCDTSSASPEPNMAKKMDLGNRKKTINSMVSMSNRKSEMVDAGATSSAHHVNGDGNGGDNAGGNVGGSSSGNNGSANFDVNSNLPCECAPHLRNQKKHFCMYYPASNSNGTNDDNYSFMPPWNGNNNPNSSNNRMNNLDSNNEKSIDSSSHLGGTGSSNTNSINMGTPNSVVLCISTNNNQINSLAQNATHLAGNIEMNPKQGSHSSSAFSGTPNLQDIQKQLHFQAQSGIGTSAPDLHNALQMTKQTNNFAQKVLTNNNSNGGTNNNVSGASNIGGSNSISPTANGTSAHKKRGPKDNRKNLLPATATVAPSTEVSVVGPTGGVTAAAAPSHAMNTQSAQNGKNNGLNLNFVDHNNICNKLNSFINFEWLSSDTKTHPNRNNQGTFENEDT, encoded by the coding sequence atggatgaagtTGTGAATGCAGATCAGACATTTAATCCGGCAGTTATGCCTATGGACGGGAAAGTAGCGACGAACGATAGCAGTAACAAGGTGAATAACAATTTGAATTCGGTGACACCCCCCACTATGTTAGGTTCCATGGGTAGCACTATGGTAAGCGGGTTTATTGGCAATATGAACGGTTCAATTGGAAACCCGATGGACAGCCTCGTTGTAGGCCCCATGAATCACAATATCATGAACGCAATGAGTAGTGGAAGGACGAACACCTTGAACAACATGAGTAATGTTGTTGGAAGAGGAAATAGGAACAAGAGTGGTAGCAACAATAACGGGACAAAGATGGGACCGATGAAGAGCTCACCAAGTAATGATCCCAATATTTTAGCCAACAATTTGGTGAACACTGTGGTGAATACCGTGGTGGATACCATGTCGAATAGTAACCACAGTGTTGGGAATCTGGGGATTAGTGCTATGAGCAATGTTAGCAATAACACAACAAAAGGCTCCACCCAGCCTGTAACGGGCCAAGTAATTAAGAAGAAAGTAGGAAGACCCAAAGGAACCACTTCTGCAAacaaagtaataaaaaaagaagaaaaggtttCGACGTCTTCGTCCGGCTACCCAGGGGTTAGTTGGAACAAGAGGATGTGTGCGTGGTTAGCTTTTTTCTATGATGGAGCATCCAGAAGAAGTAGAACTTTTCACCCCAAACACTTTAACATGGACAAGGAGAAGGCGCGTCTATCAGCAGTAGAATTTATGAAATCGCTAGAAAATAAtggtagaaaaaaatcaacaaaaaataaaacaggtAGAAGTAAAGCGAAGCAATTAAATGAAGAGATGATTCGAGGGATGATGAGTAACGACATGGCAAGCACCTTAAATAACAGAGCTCCTAATGGTACTCCAATCCCTATACACTTAATGCCCTTGAATAGAGGATTCTATATGCAGAACATGAATAGAAATTTCAACCTGCCGGGAATGCCTCCAAGTGAAAGAAGTAGTATGAACAACACATACAACTCGTTAGGTAATACATCAAATCTAGGAGGCATGGCCCAGAGGATGCAAGATGCAGGTGGAATTTATATCCATAATGGAGGAGCTCCCGCCCATACCATGTTTGGAGGGAACATGCACATGTTGGGAAGTGTCAAAAGTAATGCAAATGTAAATGGTACTGGTTGTACAAGTAGTAACAATAACGGTTGTAGCAGCGGTGGAAATAACGGTGTCGGTAATGGTAGTGGTAATAATATGCTCTACCTGAACGAGTTGATGTTTCATTCGAATCTTATACAAGGAGGAGTGGCAGGTGGTGCAGGAAACGGCAATGGAGGAAATCCTTCTGCGGGAGGAAATGTAAACTTCGTCGATAGAAATATGAGCAGTAACAATGCCGCCAGTgatcttttaaaaatggaagaaaatttagGATTACATAATAAAGATATGCAAACTTTAATGAATACACTGTTTAGACAAAACTATAATATGAACATGAGTATGGCTAACATCGATAAGCATCAATACCTGCATACTAGTGGGAAGAACAATGGCACTGGACAGAGTGGTATGAAGACATCTTCGAACACTACCAATGGGatcaataataataataatggcGTGAATCCTATCGGGGGTACTAACTTACCCAACAGTAACAGCGCGGCGAATTCGATGAACAGCAATTCCTCTCAGGGACCCCATTTATATTTGTCTAATCATGGTCCAGGTGATGTATTTGAAAATGGCAACGACTCAAATAATGGGGTGAGCATGCCAAACATAACGATGAACAACATGGTGAATCTAAATAACATTGGAAATTTGCCGAACTATTATGATTACAATTTTGATCCATATGGAGGAAATATTTCTCCTCATTTGATTGATATGGTGCATCGGTTAAACAACGACATGAAGGATGATGGAAAGAGTGGGGGTGTAGCTGCTGCAGATGGAACAGATGGCCGAAGTGACGATGTGAATGAATTAATTTTCTCTACCACGGATAACGCCACGTGGATTAACCAACTGAAACATTCACAAAATAATCTATGCAACAATTTAAATAACAACCCTTGTGATTTATGTGATACTAGCAGTGCCTCCCCTGAACCTAATATGGCTAAGAAGATGGACTTGGGTAATCGGAAGAAAACAATCAATAGTATGGTCAGCATGTCTAACAGGAAGAGCGAGATGGTGGATGCAGGTGCCACTTCGTCTGCGCACCATGTTAACGGTGATGGTAATGGCGGCGATAATGCAGGCGGAAATGTTGGTGGGAGTAGCAGTGGAAATAATGGAAGTGCTAACTTCGACGTGAATAGTAATTTGCCTTGCGAGTGTGCACCACATCTGAGGAATCAGAAGAAGCACTTTTGCATGTATTACCCAGCATCCAATTCGAACGGAACAAACGACGACAATTACAGTTTTATGCCACCATGGAATGGGAATAATAACCCCAATTCGAGCAACAACCGAATGAACAACTTGGATAGTAATAATGAGAAATCCATTGATAGTAGTAGCCACCTTGGAGGTACCGGTTCTTCGAATACTAATTCCATAAACATGGGAACCCCCAACAGTGTCGTCCTTTGCATATCAACAAATAATAACCAGATTAATTCTCTTGCACAAAATGCAACACATCTGGCAGGTAACATCGAAATGAACCCCAAACAAGGTTCCCACTCTTCGTCTGCCTTTTCTGGCACACCTAATTTACAAGATATTCAAAAACAGCTGCATTTTCAAGCCCAGTCAGGTATCGGTACATCTGCTCCAGATTTGCATAATGCACTACAAATGACCAAGCAGACAAATAACTTTGCACAAAAGGTTCTTACCAATAATAACAGTAATGGTGGCACGAACAACAACGTTAGTGGTGCTAGCAATATTGGAGGTTCAAATTCCATTAGTCCTACTGCTAATGGAACAAGCGCGCATAAGAAAAGGGGACCAAAGGATAACCGGAAGAACTTATTACCAGCCACAGCGACAGTGGCACCATCGACAGAGGTATCAGTAGTAGGACCAACAGGGGGAGTAACAGCGGCGGCGGCACCTTCACATGCTATGAACACACAGTCGGCGcagaacggaaaaaataatggctTGAACCTGAATTTCGTCGACCACAACAATATATGTAACAAGCTGAATAGCTTCATCAATTTCGAGTGGCTCAGTTCCGATACGAAGACACATCCGAATAGAAATAATCAGGGCACCTTTGAGAATGAGGATACGTGA